TGAGGAGGATGCGCTCCTTCTCCACGGCGCACTGACCGACCAGGCCCTCGCCCAGCTTGAAGGAGTTGGCGAGGCTCTTGCGCTCCTTGTAGGCGTAGGTGGACAGCAGCCGCAGCACCTGATTCTTGTCGGCGCCGTCCATGAGGTAGAAGACGCCGTGCTGCGCCTGGACCAGGGGCGCCAGCTCCTTGAGGATGAGCTTGGAGACCGTCTCCAGCTCGCGCTGACCCTGCAGCAGGCGGGTGAAGCGCGCGAGGTTGGTCTTCAGCCAGTCCTGCTCGGTGTTCTTCTGCGTGGTGTCACGCAGGTTGGCGATCATCTGGTTGATGTTGTCCTTCAGGGCGGCCATCTCGCCCTGGGCCTCGACCGAGATGCTCCGGGTCAGGTCGCCCTTGGCCACCGCGGTGGCGACCTCGGCGAGCGAGCGCACCTGGGTGGTGAGCGAACCGGCCATGGAGTTCACGTTGTCGGTCAGGTCGCGCCACGTGCCGGCCGCGCCGGGCACGCGGGCCTGGCCACCCAGCTTTCCTTCGATACCCACCTCGCGGGCCACCGTGGTCACCTGGTCGGCGAAGGTGGCCAGCGTGTCGATCATCCCGTTGATGGTGTCGGCCAGGGCGGCGATCTCACCCTTGGCGACGAGGGCCAGCTTGCGCTTCAGGTCACCGGCGGCGACCGCCGTCACGACCGTGGCGATGCCTCGCACCTGGGCGGTGAGGTTGCTCGCCATGCTGTTCACGTTGTCGGTGAGGTCCTTCCAGATACCGGCGACGCCCTGCACCTGCGCCTGGCCGCCCAGCTTTCCTTCCGTACCCACCTCGCGGGCCACGCGAGTCACTTCGGAGGCGAAGGACGAGAGCTGATCCACCATCGTGTTGATGGTCTGCTTCAGCTCGAGGATTTCGCCCTTCACGTCCACGGTGACCTTCTTGGACAGGTCTCCGTTGGCCACGGCGGCCGTCACCTTGGCGATGTCTCGCACCTGGGCGGTGAGGTTGCCGGCCATGCTGTTCACGTTGTCCGTGAGGTCCTTCCAGGTGCCGCTGACGCCCTTCACCTGGGCCTGACCGCCGAGCTTTCCTTCCGTACCCACTTCCTTGGCGACGCGGGTCACTTCCGAGGCGAACGAGGAGAGCTGGTCCACCATCGTGTTGATGGTGTTCTTGAGCTCGAGGATCTCGCCCTTCACGTCCACGGTGATCTTCTTGGAGAGATCTCCGCGGGCCACCGCCGTCGTCACCTCGGCGATGTTGCGCACCTGGGCGGTGAGGTTGCTCGCCATCGAGTTCACGTTGTCGGTGAGGTCCTTCCACGTTCCCGACACGCCCTTCACCTGGGCCTGACCGCCGAGCTTTCCTTCCGTACCCACTTCGCGGGCGACGCGGGTCACCTCACCGGAGAAGGTGTTCAGGTTGTCCACCATCGTGTTGATGGTGTTCTTCAGCTCGAGGATCTCTCCCTTCACATCCACGGAGATCTTCTGGCCCAGGTCACCATTGGCGACCGCGGTGGCGACCTTGGCGATGTCACGCACCTGGGCGGTGAGGCCGCTGGCCATGCTGTTCACGCTGTCGGTGAGGTCCTTCCACGTACCGGCGACCCCGCGCACGACGGCCTGTCCACCCAGCTTACCCTCGGTACCCACCTCGCGAGCGACGCGGGTCACTTCGGAAGCGAAGGACGAGAGCTGATCCACCATCGTGTTGATGGTGTTCTTGAGCTCGAGGATTTCGCCCTTCACGTCCACGGAGATCTTCTTGGACAGGTCACCCGTGGCCACCGCGGTCGTCACCTTGGCGATGTCGCGCACCTGAGCGGTCAGGTTGCTGGCCATCTGGTTCACGTTGTCGGTGAGGTCCTTCCACGTACCGGCGACGCCTTCCACCTGCGCCTGGCCGCCCAGCTTTCCTTCCGTACCCACTTCCTTGGCGACGCGGGTCACTTCGGAAGCGAAGGACGAGAGCTGATCCACCATCGTGTTGATGGTGTTCTTCAGGGCGAGGATCTCGCCCTTCACGTCCACGGTGATCTTCTTGGACAGGTCGCCGCGAGCAACGGCGGTGGTGACCTCGGCGATGTTGCGCACCTGGGCGGTCAGGTTGCTCGCCATCGAGTTCACGTTGTCGGTCAGGTCCTTCCAGGTGCCGGACACGTCCTTCACCTGCGCCTGGCCACCCAGCTTGCCCTCGGTACCCACCTCGCGGGCGACGCGCGTCACCTCGACGGAGAAGGTGTTGAGGTTGTCCACCATCTTGTTGATGGTGTTCTTCAGCTCGAGGATCTCTCCCTTCACGTCCACGGAGATCTTCTGGCCGAGGTCTCCGTTGGCCACCGCGGTGGCGACCTTGGCGATGTCGCGCACCTGGGCGGTGAGGCCGCTGGCCATGCTGTTCACGCTGTCCGTCAGGTCCTTCCAGGTGCCGCTGACGCCCTGCACCTGCGCCTGACCGCCCAGCTTTCCTTCGGTGCCCACCTCGCGAGCGACGCGGGTCACTTCGGAAGCGAAGGACGAGAGCTGGTCCACCATCGTGTTGATGGTGTTCTTCAGGGCGAGGATCTCACCCTTGACGTCCACGGTGACCTTCTTGCTCAGGTCACCGCGGGCCACCGCCGTGGTGACGTCCGCGATGTCACGCACCTGGGCGGTGAGGTTGCTGGCCATCTGGTTCACGTTGTCCGTGAGGTCCTTCCAGGTGCCGGCGACGTCCTTCACCTGGGCCTGACCGCCGAGCTTGCCCTCCGTACCCACCTCGCGGGCAACGCGGGTCACCTCGCCCGAGAAGGTGTTCAGGTTGTCCACCATCTTGTTGATGGTGTTCTTGAGCTCGAGGATTTCGCCCTTCACGTCCACGGTGACCTTCTGGCCGAGGTCTCCGTTGGCCACCGCGGTCGCCACCTTGGCGATGTCGCGCACCTGGGCGGTGAGGCCGCTGGCCATGCTGTTCACGTTGTCCGTGAGGTCCTTCCACGTACCGGACACGCCCTTCACCTGCGCCTGACCACCCAGCTTGCCCTCGGTACCCACTTCGCGGGCCACGCGGGTCACTTCGCCGGAGAAGGTGTTCAGGTTGTCCACCATCGTGTTGATGGTGTTCTTCAGCTCGGCGATCTCACCGCGCACGTCCACGGTGATCTTCTTGGACAGGTCGCCGTTGGCCACCGCCGTGGTCACCTTGGCGATGTCGCGCACCTGGTCGGTCAGGTTGCTGGCCATCAGGTTCACGCTGTCGGTGAGCTCCTTCCAGGTGCCGGACACGCCGCGAAGGACGGCCTGACCGCCCAGCTTTCCTTCCGTACCCACCTCGCGGGCCACGCGCGTCACCTCGCTGGCGAACGAGGAGAGCTGGGCCACGGTGCTGTTGACCACCTGGGCGGTGCGGAGGAACTCGCCCTTGAGCGGGCGGCCCTCGGCCTCGAGCGCCATGGTCTGGGTCAGATCACCCTTGGCCACCGCGCCGATGACGCGCGCCACCTCGGTGGTGGGCTGCGCCAGGTCGGTGATGAGCGAGTTCACCGCCTCCACGCTCGACAGCCAGCCGCCGGAGGCGCCGTTGACCGAGAGGCGCTGGGAGATGCGGCCTTCCCGGCCCACCACATGGCTGATGCGCTCGAACTCGTGCGCCATCGCCTCGTTGAGGGCGATGATCTCGTTGAGCGTGTCGTAGAGCTTTCCCGTGGTACCTGTCTTGTCCTCGGGCATGCGGACGCGGAAGTCGCCCTTGCGGACGGACTGGAGCGTCTTGAGGAGGAGCTTGGTGTCGAGCGCGTTCTCGGGTTGCGCCTTCTCGGGCTGCGTGGCCATGGTGTGGGGCGTCTCCTGTGCTGCGACTGCGGGTCCGCGCGAGGGGCTTCACCCGGGGGGCGGGTGGGGCGTCCGTCGGCGGAAGGGGGGTTGAAGGGGGTGGGTCGGCCGTCAGGCCGCTGTACAGAGCTTCTTCAAGACTTGTGACAGGTCGTCCGAGGACACGGGCTTGACGAGGTGGGCATCGAAGCCGGCCTCGAGCGCGCGTTTGCGATCCTCGGGGTGGCCGTAGCCGGTGAGGGCCACGAGCCGGGTGGTGGAGCCGCCAGCGGAGGCGCGGACGAGCTCCGCCACCTTGTAGCCGTCCAGCTCCGGCAGCCCGATGTCCACCAGGGCCACCTGGGGGCGCTGGGAGAGGACCATGTCCACCGCCGAGCGCCCATCGCTGGCCTCCTCCACGCGGTGACCGTGGAGCTCCAGCAGATCCTTCAGCGTCTCGCGGATGTCCGGGTTGTCCTCCACCAGGAGGATGTGGAGCGGCTGCAGCTTGTTGAGGGAGGCGGCGGCCTTCACCATGCTCGGCAGCGAGATCGCCGCGGGGATCTCGGGGGGCAGGGGGAGGCGGACGGTGAACTCGCTGCCCTTGGAGGGCCCCTCGCTGCGAGCGCTCACGCTGCCGCCGTGCATCTCCACCAGGCTGCGCACCAGGGTGAGACCCAGGCCGAGCCCGCCCTGGGCCCGGTCGCTGCCCGGATCCACCTGGACGAAGAGCTCGAAGACGCGGTGGAGCATCTCCGGCTTCAGGCCGATGCCGTTGTCGCGCACGCTCAGCATCAGCTCCTCGCCCTGGCGCTCGGCGCGCAGGTGGATCTGCCCGCCGGAGGGCGTGTACTTGGCCGCGTTGTGCAGCAGGTTGGCCACCACCTGCGTCATGCGGGTGGGGTCCACGTTCAGCGTCACCTGCTCGGATGGCAGGGACACGCTCAGCTCGTGGTGGCGCTGGCTGATGATGGGCTCGCAGGCCTGGACGGCGCCCTCCACCAACTCCGTCAGCGACACGGGGATGGGCTTGAGCTCCACCTTTCCGCGGGTGATGCGGCTGACGTCCAGCAGGTCATCCACCAGCCGCGTCATGTGCGCTACCTGGCGATCCGCGCTGGAGATGGCCCGCTGGATGATGTCGTCCTGCCACATGCGCATCCGGAAGACCTCGAGCGCGTGGCGCACGGGGGCCAGGGGGTTGCGCAGCTCGTGGGCGAGCATGGCGAGGAATTCATCCTTGCGGCGGTCCGCCTCGCGCAGCGCGCCGATGAGCCGCTCGCGCTCGAGCGCCACGGCCACCTGATCGCACACGCCCTGCATGAGGGACAGCTCGTCCGGGGAGAAGACGCGCATGGTGCGCGTGCCGAAGGCCAGCGTGCCCAGCACGCGTCCCTGGCTGATCAACGGGTAGCACGCGAGCGCGGACAGCCCCAGCTCCGGCGCGGCGTCCGGGAGGGGCCCGTTGGCGGCGGCGCCACCGTCGAGCACCCAGCGCTGGTTCTCCGCGACCACCCGGCCCGCGACGCCCTGTCCGGGCTCCAGGTGCTCCAACCGCGGCAGCATGGCCGCCGGGATGCCCGCGTGGGTCGCCAGCTCCAGCGCGCCCCGGCCCTCCTGGACGAGGTAGCCCAGGCACACCTCGAGTCCCATGTGGGCCGTGAGCTGGCCGTGGACGCCGTCGAGCAGGGTGCGCCCGTCGGTGCCCTTCAGCAGCCGGCTGGCGGTGTCCGCCAGCAGCCGCAGCCGCGCGTTGCTCTCGTGCAGTGCCGACTGGGCCTGTTCCTTCTCCTGGACCAGCCGCGCCAGCTCCTGGGCGCGCTGTTCGCGGGCCTCGGACACCTTGCGCTCGCGCTCCATCTCCTGCTCCAGCAGGGAGCGCTCGTAGTGCGAGCGGGCCTCGGCCAGTTGCCGCTCGTGCTCGCGGTTCTCCGCCTGCCGCAGCAACTCCGCCTGCCGCCGCACCTCCTCCTTCTTGCGGTGCAGGTCCAGGAACACCGCCACCTTCGTGCGCAGCACCTCCGGGACGATGGGCTTGAAGAGGTAGTCCACCGCGCCCAGCTCGTAGCCACGCGTGACGTTCACTTCGCTGCGGGTATAGGCGGTGATGAAGATGATGGGGATGTGCCGCGTGCGCTCGCGCATGCGGATGAGGCTGGCCGTCTCGTAGCCATCCATCCCCGGCATCTGCACGTCCAGGAGGATGAGGGCGAAGTCGCGATCCAACAGCAGCCGCAGTGCCTCGTCTCCGGAAGAGGCGGTGACGACGTTGGCACCCAGGTCCGCCATCAGCACCTCCAGGGAGCGGAGGTTGGCTGGGGTGTCATCAACGGTGAGCACGTCGACGCGCGGGAGCGCGGTGGGGGAAGACATGATGGTCGGAGCCGTGGGCGCGCGAGCCGTCCGAAGATCAGACGTCGCACCTCTTTACAGCCTTCTCACCTTCCGACCCAGCGCGAAGGGGTCGGTGGCTGTCGGCTGACTGACGTCCAGACGGCCAGCCGTCCCAGGGACTGTCTGACGCATGACACTGGGTGTCCCGAGGCCTGCTGGGAAGTGCCCGATGGACGACAATCCGCGTCGGCGGATGTCGGATGGCGGATGACCCGGGGCGAGAGTAGACGCGACGGCGGGGCCGGGTTACCGCCCACACTCCTCGTCGGGGTGGGTGATGGCCCGGACGAGGATGCGGAACAAGCGGAACCTGTCGGGGGGCAGCTCGCACACGAGCATGATGAGGCGCCGGAGCTCGGGAGACTCGGCGGGCTCGTCCGCCGTCGGTTTTTCCGGAGAGGACGGCTCCCGGGGCTTCAAGGAGAGGAGTACATCGGCCGACAGACGCAGGGTGACGCACAGCTGCCAGAGCTTGGGGACACTGGGCAACATGTCCCCGCGCTCGACACGCCCGTAGACCTCCGGGGCGAAACCCACCGCCCGGGCCACCTGCTCCTGGGTGAGGTCCAGATGCACGCGGGCCCTTCGTAGCACTGCACCGAGCTGGGGTTGCGGCGTGTCGTCCATGAAGGCGGCGGACCCTACTTCATGGAACGAGTGGCTGGGAACAAACCTGATTCGTGCTCCAGCGGTGTCTCCCGCGGTGTCAGATGGAGCGGGCCCAGAGCGCTCGCAGGTCCACTGGCAGCTCGTCGCCGACCTGCGCGGCCTCGCCCTCGCTGATATGCGCGCGCACCGTGGCGAAGACGGCCCGGGTGATGCTCTCGGCCCGGGCGGTGTCACCGCCGAGGTCCCCGGCCACCTGCTGGAGCAGCGCGTCCACGCCGGACTTCCACGAGGGAGGCTCGCCCCGGGGGGCACAGGCCTGGAGCGCCTCCTGGAGCTTCATCGGCAGCCGTGTCCGCGGGTCGTCCTCCTCACCCAGCAGGAGCCACTGCTCCAGCGTGCACAGCACCGACAAGAGGGCCTTCTCCGCGTGCTCGCTCGGCAGGCCGCTCCTCTCGCGCAGGTCGTCGAGGAAGAGCGAATACGTCCGTGTGCGCTTCGTCCCGCGCCGCTGGGCGCGCAAGTCCTGTCCCTGTTCTCCAAAGCCTTCGGGCTCGTCCGCCATGGGCGCTCACCTCCTGGCGGATAGGGTGGCTATCCAGAGGAGGAGATGCACCCGTCGAGGGCCCGGGCACAGAGGGAGCGGGGGAGCGGGAGCCTCGCCCGGGAATGGAATGGAGCCGCGCGGCTCAGCCCGTCTGCCGCCAGGCGGCGAGCGCGAACAACACCCAGCCGACGAGGAAGCCGACCCCTCCGAACGGCGTGATGGCGCCCAGGACGCGCACCCCGGAGAGCGCCAGCGCGTACAGGCTGCCGGAGAAGAGGACGATGCCGGCGAGCATGGCCCAGCCCGCGGCGTTCAACAGGGGGTTGGGACGCAGCTGCATCAGCAGACCCATCGCGATCAGACCCAGCGAGTGGTACATCTGATAGCGCGCGCCGGTTTCGAAGATGGTCAGCAGGTCCGCGGAGAGCCTTGTCTTCAGCGCGTGCGCGCCGAATGCTCCCGCCGCCACGGATATGAACGCGCTTGCCGCGCCAAGAATGAGCCACAGCCGCATCGCCGAGCGCCTTTCTTCCTTCAGAGGTCCGACTGAGGCACCCTACCGCGCCTTCCCTGGCGCGTCTCCAACGCACTTTCCGATGCCCGCTCCCACCACCAAGAAGCCCTCCTCCCGCAAGATGCCCACCCTCTCGCCCCAGCCCTTCGTGCTCAGGCCCTCGTCCATCCAGGGACAGGGCGCCTTCGCCACGCGGCCCATCCGCAAGGGCGCTCGCATCATCGAGTACGTCGGCC
This is a stretch of genomic DNA from Archangium violaceum. It encodes these proteins:
- a CDS encoding DUF2267 domain-containing protein; this translates as MADEPEGFGEQGQDLRAQRRGTKRTRTYSLFLDDLRERSGLPSEHAEKALLSVLCTLEQWLLLGEEDDPRTRLPMKLQEALQACAPRGEPPSWKSGVDALLQQVAGDLGGDTARAESITRAVFATVRAHISEGEAAQVGDELPVDLRALWARSI
- a CDS encoding DUF423 domain-containing protein, which translates into the protein MRLWLILGAASAFISVAAGAFGAHALKTRLSADLLTIFETGARYQMYHSLGLIAMGLLMQLRPNPLLNAAGWAMLAGIVLFSGSLYALALSGVRVLGAITPFGGVGFLVGWVLFALAAWRQTG
- a CDS encoding helix-turn-helix domain-containing protein, with amino-acid sequence MDDTPQPQLGAVLRRARVHLDLTQEQVARAVGFAPEVYGRVERGDMLPSVPKLWQLCVTLRLSADVLLSLKPREPSSPEKPTADEPAESPELRRLIMLVCELPPDRFRLFRILVRAITHPDEECGR
- a CDS encoding hybrid sensor histidine kinase/response regulator, whose protein sequence is MATQPEKAQPENALDTKLLLKTLQSVRKGDFRVRMPEDKTGTTGKLYDTLNEIIALNEAMAHEFERISHVVGREGRISQRLSVNGASGGWLSSVEAVNSLITDLAQPTTEVARVIGAVAKGDLTQTMALEAEGRPLKGEFLRTAQVVNSTVAQLSSFASEVTRVAREVGTEGKLGGQAVLRGVSGTWKELTDSVNLMASNLTDQVRDIAKVTTAVANGDLSKKITVDVRGEIAELKNTINTMVDNLNTFSGEVTRVAREVGTEGKLGGQAQVKGVSGTWKDLTDNVNSMASGLTAQVRDIAKVATAVANGDLGQKVTVDVKGEILELKNTINKMVDNLNTFSGEVTRVAREVGTEGKLGGQAQVKDVAGTWKDLTDNVNQMASNLTAQVRDIADVTTAVARGDLSKKVTVDVKGEILALKNTINTMVDQLSSFASEVTRVAREVGTEGKLGGQAQVQGVSGTWKDLTDSVNSMASGLTAQVRDIAKVATAVANGDLGQKISVDVKGEILELKNTINKMVDNLNTFSVEVTRVAREVGTEGKLGGQAQVKDVSGTWKDLTDNVNSMASNLTAQVRNIAEVTTAVARGDLSKKITVDVKGEILALKNTINTMVDQLSSFASEVTRVAKEVGTEGKLGGQAQVEGVAGTWKDLTDNVNQMASNLTAQVRDIAKVTTAVATGDLSKKISVDVKGEILELKNTINTMVDQLSSFASEVTRVAREVGTEGKLGGQAVVRGVAGTWKDLTDSVNSMASGLTAQVRDIAKVATAVANGDLGQKISVDVKGEILELKNTINTMVDNLNTFSGEVTRVAREVGTEGKLGGQAQVKGVSGTWKDLTDNVNSMASNLTAQVRNIAEVTTAVARGDLSKKITVDVKGEILELKNTINTMVDQLSSFASEVTRVAKEVGTEGKLGGQAQVKGVSGTWKDLTDNVNSMAGNLTAQVRDIAKVTAAVANGDLSKKVTVDVKGEILELKQTINTMVDQLSSFASEVTRVAREVGTEGKLGGQAQVQGVAGIWKDLTDNVNSMASNLTAQVRGIATVVTAVAAGDLKRKLALVAKGEIAALADTINGMIDTLATFADQVTTVAREVGIEGKLGGQARVPGAAGTWRDLTDNVNSMAGSLTTQVRSLAEVATAVAKGDLTRSISVEAQGEMAALKDNINQMIANLRDTTQKNTEQDWLKTNLARFTRLLQGQRELETVSKLILKELAPLVQAQHGVFYLMDGADKNQVLRLLSTYAYKERKSLANSFKLGEGLVGQCAVEKERILLTDVPDDYIRINSGLGESKPLNIVVLPVIFEGNVKAVIELASFYRFSETHLSFLDQLTESIGIVLNTIAAGMRTEELLKQSQSLADELRSQQQELTETNRRLEQQAKSLQASEERLKQQQEELQQTNEELEERSRLLQVQNMEVERKNREIEQAKVSLEDRAQQLALSSKYKSEFLANMSHELRTPLNSLLILSKLLAENSEGNLSGRQVEFAQTIHGAGSDLLSLINDILDLSKIESGTMSVDVDEVSLDSLKDFVERTFRQVAVDRKLGFKLEFAQGLPSHILTDGRRLQQVLKNLLANAFKFTEEGHVTLDVRPARGGWSIDHPVLNQGGSVLAFSVIDTGIGIAESKQRIIFEAFQQADGTTSRKYGGTGLGLSISREIAKLLGGEIKVVSAPGKGSTFTLFVPQTYVPAPSQPRPQQYNGNGNGNGNVSNRAASEERLNALRAEVETAIQDAELAREEDVEDDRRGIQPGDRTLLIIEDDIVFARIILGLARERGFKGLVALRGDTGLAMARQFRPDAITLDIGLPVIDGWNLLDRLKHDSRTRHIPVHIISASEEERSRGLRLGALAVLQKPATREVLSEALGRVKGFIERPVKNLLVVEDDQRQRDSIVTLIGNGDVKTTPVGSGQEALTAMQEKYFDCVVLDLGLPDMTGLQLIEAMKRQGHTPPIIVYTGKELTEEEETVLKRVTDAIIIKSVKSPEQLLDETALFLHRVEANLPENKRAMIKQVHQSDPVLAGKKVLVVDDDVRNIFALTSVLEKHKMQVIYAENGRKGIELIRATPDLNVVLMDVMMPEMDGYETMRAIRQVNELKTLPIIALTAKAMKGDREKCIDAGASDYITKPVETDQLLSLLRVWLFRTADRTRTIG
- a CDS encoding response regulator, translated to MSSPTALPRVDVLTVDDTPANLRSLEVLMADLGANVVTASSGDEALRLLLDRDFALILLDVQMPGMDGYETASLIRMRERTRHIPIIFITAYTRSEVNVTRGYELGAVDYLFKPIVPEVLRTKVAVFLDLHRKKEEVRRQAELLRQAENREHERQLAEARSHYERSLLEQEMERERKVSEAREQRAQELARLVQEKEQAQSALHESNARLRLLADTASRLLKGTDGRTLLDGVHGQLTAHMGLEVCLGYLVQEGRGALELATHAGIPAAMLPRLEHLEPGQGVAGRVVAENQRWVLDGGAAANGPLPDAAPELGLSALACYPLISQGRVLGTLAFGTRTMRVFSPDELSLMQGVCDQVAVALERERLIGALREADRRKDEFLAMLAHELRNPLAPVRHALEVFRMRMWQDDIIQRAISSADRQVAHMTRLVDDLLDVSRITRGKVELKPIPVSLTELVEGAVQACEPIISQRHHELSVSLPSEQVTLNVDPTRMTQVVANLLHNAAKYTPSGGQIHLRAERQGEELMLSVRDNGIGLKPEMLHRVFELFVQVDPGSDRAQGGLGLGLTLVRSLVEMHGGSVSARSEGPSKGSEFTVRLPLPPEIPAAISLPSMVKAAASLNKLQPLHILLVEDNPDIRETLKDLLELHGHRVEEASDGRSAVDMVLSQRPQVALVDIGLPELDGYKVAELVRASAGGSTTRLVALTGYGHPEDRKRALEAGFDAHLVKPVSSDDLSQVLKKLCTAA